A part of Cannabis sativa cultivar Pink pepper isolate KNU-18-1 chromosome 6, ASM2916894v1, whole genome shotgun sequence genomic DNA contains:
- the LOC133039161 gene encoding uncharacterized protein LOC133039161, whose translation MSATNKASRGQKKYNHTTGTKRFAQIRAAQKENGGSTPTRDAMFNVCYTKKDKSVTDTTKEVMVQLQEKQDLNEDVSKEKGMNDTFSEVMGKEKYGSVRMYGFGVCPSDVWENKSTKKGNQKKYIQTLEAELKELKSQVQANKQNYNANDTSIIPDMALNYNDNATSSQLAKKPCMSHNKESRRQLWFSSSAYDIPIVEVGEMVNLKSVTADPETIAIGLVVNKDSSK comes from the exons atGAGTGCTACAAACAAAGCTAGTCGTGGTCAAAAGAAATACAACCATACAACTGGCACAAAACGTTTTGCACAAATTAGAGCAGCGCAG AAAGAGAATGGTGGAAGTACACCAACACGTGATGCTATGTTTAACGTCTGCTATACAAAAAAAGATAAGAGTGTAACTGATACAACGAAAGAAGTAATG GTACAATTACAAGAGAAACAAGACTTGAATGAAGATGTATCAAAGGAAAAGGGTATGAATGACACTTTCTCTGAAGTAATGGGTAAAGAAAAATACGGATCAGTCCGTATGTACGGTTTTGGTGTTTGCCCATCTGACGTATGGGAAAACAAATCCACCAAGAAAGGAAATCAAAAGAAGTATATACAGACTCTAGAAGCTGAATTGAAAGAATTAAAATCTCAAGTTCAAGCCAACAAGCAAAATTACAATGCAAATGACACATCTATTATACCTGACATG GCTCTTAATTACAATGACAATGCCACTTCTTCACAACTG GCCAAAAAGCCTTGTATGTCACATAACAAGGAATCTCGACGTCAGTTGTGGTTTTCATCTTCAGCATATGATATTCCAATTGTTGag GTTGGTGAAATGGTTAATCTTAAGAGTGTTACTGCTGATCCTGAAACAATTGCTATTGGTCTAGTTGTTAATAAAGATTCATCAAAATAA